In bacterium, a single window of DNA contains:
- a CDS encoding prolyl oligopeptidase family serine peptidase, protein MSRVKSLLAASIFAALIAAPPALSAAERGNEPGRYFPEPAAVRVRVEDGTICRSLVYIPAGEGPHPVVLLLNGGGGESTDALSFFRDGGAVYAPLGYAVFAPDFREGALGGPALMDVLAALEYIRRHVRLDENRVVIEGWAEGAYLAMLAATKTEVAGVIASSGFYDAAEYAAGLADERKESRRRILDLTEAELGSPLRDSDAYRMRSPLFFAERITGRVLLFHGRNDNVTNWNESQEMANALVAAGIPTDFYILDGEGRSPKLFEGAVLDIKMKFLSALGLPFSVAEPDQSGALPS, encoded by the coding sequence ATGTCACGCGTGAAAAGTTTGCTTGCAGCTTCGATTTTCGCCGCGCTAATAGCGGCGCCGCCGGCCTTGTCCGCCGCGGAACGCGGGAACGAGCCTGGCCGGTATTTTCCGGAGCCCGCCGCGGTGCGCGTGCGCGTCGAGGACGGCACGATTTGCAGGTCGCTGGTTTACATCCCGGCGGGCGAGGGGCCGCATCCGGTCGTGCTGCTTCTCAACGGCGGGGGGGGGGAATCAACCGACGCGCTTTCCTTTTTCCGCGACGGCGGGGCGGTATACGCCCCGCTGGGCTACGCCGTATTCGCTCCGGACTTTCGCGAGGGAGCGCTGGGCGGCCCGGCGCTGATGGACGTTCTGGCGGCTCTCGAATACATCCGCCGGCATGTCAGGCTGGACGAAAACCGCGTCGTGATCGAAGGCTGGGCGGAAGGCGCGTATCTTGCGATGCTGGCCGCGACTAAAACGGAAGTCGCGGGCGTCATCGCCTCGTCGGGATTTTACGACGCGGCCGAATACGCCGCCGGACTCGCGGACGAACGCAAGGAAAGCCGGCGCCGGATTTTGGATTTAACCGAAGCGGAATTGGGAAGCCCGTTACGGGATTCCGACGCCTACCGGATGCGCTCGCCGCTGTTCTTCGCGGAAAGGATCACCGGGCGCGTGCTCCTGTTTCACGGCCGCAACGACAATGTGACGAACTGGAACGAATCGCAGGAAATGGCGAACGCTCTCGTGGCCGCCGGAATCCCGACGGACTTTTACATACTGGACGGCGAAGGGCGCAGTCCCAAGCTGTTCGAGGGCGCGGTGCTGGATATCAAGATGAAATTCCTCTCGGCCTTGGGCCTCCCATTCTCCGTCGCGGAGCCGGATCAAAGCGGCGCTTTGCCTTCGTAA
- a CDS encoding M6 family metalloprotease domain-containing protein, which translates to MIHLRRSTLDFGPSAVNGRTQCAPTPLPAAHCSRFRIPLFIVAVLAFALCGQFPVRAMEPPPPGMIDEMRQAGELDRAIKFAERIGNHRMKVPALAAEEQGADPQTIADRISQSYGMTLDGREPSALGAQSPADLKWLKLDKNRDRVVDERDVLALGFPEPKVAATLPSLGTSETFCLIIEFPDYDNWFSKAEFESKLFGAGDTSYYYRGLKYYYGQASYSQLTIDGSVYGWYTAAHNRAWYHPNDNNDYPEDDLRREQLIFEAIDAADAAGEDFSQYDNDGDGYVDYFLVVWTGPHGNWATFWWGYQTSIYVLANKTVDGVRFGTYSWQWEQYYGFSQQPPNPSKWDPLVTIHETGHALGLPDYYDYDGSQGPDGGVGRLDMMDGNWGDHNSFSKYVLGWLTPTVAFTNFNDEQLSKSNANGDAVIFMPGFDPVMPWSEYFIAQNRYREGIDQTYPTDGLLLWHVDANVDKRGNALWDNSYTSHKLLRLMEADGLEEIETGDGNADAGDFYQSGEQLTPTSTPNSNKYDGSNPGINCTDISAAGQNMTADFTLYTSNPPTVSIDDPSPGTVSGDVPVTITATDDGTVDKVQLLIDGLIVKEWTSGPYEYSWNSRVDFNKSLNLVARAWDDELQVGSDTISVTVSNTGVTSVFDDFEGTTDNGLAKWRVINDANVSQGAYTHWNTRTSPGSPTPMGSGKEAYVKSSDITVTHTASDHLRSQRINATGFTRPVQVKFFYRTGDYYGNTGVLTLWATTDNGATWEKLDSLANNNNWSLYTRTFDYAGETVYFKLSYTGSFRENQNSGRSANIDNFYIRECPSNPPTASFTNPSDGSDVSGSQDFDVSASDDGTVAKVLFYLNGTLVSTDTSAPWRYTRNTLNDDNHPEIVVMAYAIDNDDIASDHAEITVAFKNARPFPASDDLEGGTGEWSVTNDGQQPEWIYSTTQSNSASHSYGWEGSGWQTYNWDQLVYKGETPSSGYQTIDLSGSGVSSPVLKYYLKADFPSNGYIRIYFYSTWLGWTTIDIVSADSASWTQKSVPLDQFIGHSGRIVFYAANSNAINGTGVWIDDISVDNGAPFITSVTPNRAKVGDEITIAGSAFGSTQSGGEVRFNDGSGGYVSQSTVTSWSNTEIVCDVPAGAKSHATDGVWVHKGSDDSNKKQFTVILPSPNLGGLDQL; encoded by the coding sequence ATGATTCACCTCCGGCGCTCGACTCTCGACTTTGGACCATCGGCTGTGAACGGGCGCACGCAGTGCGCCCCTACGCCGCTGCCCGCTGCTCACTGCTCCCGGTTTCGGATACCGCTTTTCATCGTGGCGGTATTGGCTTTTGCGCTGTGCGGCCAATTCCCGGTTCGGGCGATGGAGCCTCCCCCTCCGGGGATGATCGACGAGATGCGGCAGGCGGGCGAGCTCGACCGGGCGATAAAATTCGCCGAGCGGATCGGGAACCACAGGATGAAGGTTCCGGCGCTGGCGGCGGAGGAGCAAGGCGCGGATCCACAGACGATCGCCGACAGGATTTCGCAGAGCTACGGGATGACGCTCGACGGCAGGGAGCCGAGCGCGCTCGGAGCGCAATCGCCGGCCGATCTCAAATGGCTGAAGCTGGACAAAAACCGCGATCGCGTCGTGGACGAGCGAGATGTTCTTGCGCTCGGATTCCCGGAGCCGAAGGTGGCGGCAACGCTGCCGTCGCTGGGCACATCGGAAACATTCTGTTTGATAATAGAGTTTCCGGACTACGACAACTGGTTTTCAAAAGCGGAGTTCGAAAGCAAGCTGTTCGGCGCGGGGGACACGAGCTATTACTACCGCGGGCTTAAATATTATTACGGGCAGGCGTCGTATTCGCAGCTGACGATTGACGGCAGCGTTTACGGCTGGTACACCGCCGCGCACAACCGCGCGTGGTACCACCCGAACGACAACAACGACTATCCCGAAGACGACCTGCGCCGCGAGCAGCTGATATTCGAAGCGATTGACGCCGCGGACGCGGCGGGCGAGGATTTTTCGCAGTACGACAACGACGGCGACGGGTACGTTGACTATTTCCTGGTCGTCTGGACGGGGCCGCACGGCAACTGGGCGACCTTTTGGTGGGGCTACCAGACGAGCATTTACGTTCTCGCGAACAAAACGGTGGACGGAGTGCGGTTCGGCACATACTCCTGGCAGTGGGAGCAGTATTACGGCTTCAGCCAGCAGCCGCCGAACCCGTCCAAATGGGATCCGCTGGTCACCATTCACGAAACCGGCCACGCGCTCGGACTCCCGGACTATTACGACTACGACGGCAGCCAGGGGCCGGACGGCGGCGTGGGGCGGCTGGACATGATGGACGGCAACTGGGGGGATCACAATTCGTTCAGCAAATACGTGCTCGGCTGGCTTACGCCGACGGTCGCGTTCACGAACTTCAACGACGAGCAGCTTTCGAAGTCGAATGCGAACGGCGACGCGGTTATCTTCATGCCCGGATTCGATCCGGTAATGCCCTGGTCGGAATACTTCATCGCGCAAAACCGGTACCGCGAAGGCATAGACCAGACGTATCCGACGGACGGGCTTTTGCTGTGGCATGTCGACGCCAATGTGGACAAACGCGGCAACGCGCTTTGGGACAACTCGTATACTTCCCACAAGCTCCTTCGGCTGATGGAGGCCGACGGCCTTGAAGAAATCGAAACCGGCGACGGCAACGCGGACGCGGGCGATTTTTATCAAAGCGGCGAGCAGCTGACTCCCACATCCACGCCGAATTCGAACAAATACGACGGCTCAAATCCCGGCATCAATTGCACCGATATTTCCGCTGCAGGCCAGAACATGACGGCCGACTTCACGCTTTACACCAGCAATCCGCCGACCGTGTCCATTGACGATCCTTCGCCCGGAACCGTATCGGGCGACGTGCCGGTGACGATCACCGCGACGGACGACGGCACGGTGGACAAGGTTCAGCTCCTGATCGACGGATTGATAGTCAAGGAATGGACGAGCGGCCCGTACGAATACAGCTGGAATTCACGCGTCGATTTCAACAAATCCTTGAATCTCGTCGCGCGTGCATGGGATGACGAACTGCAGGTCGGAAGCGACACGATTTCCGTGACCGTCAGCAACACGGGCGTGACGAGCGTTTTCGACGATTTCGAAGGGACGACCGACAACGGCCTCGCCAAGTGGCGCGTGATAAACGACGCGAATGTCTCGCAGGGCGCGTACACGCATTGGAACACGCGCACCAGTCCGGGCTCTCCCACTCCGATGGGCAGCGGCAAGGAAGCGTACGTAAAGTCGTCCGACATTACGGTCACGCATACCGCAAGCGACCATCTGCGAAGCCAGCGGATAAACGCGACCGGATTCACCCGTCCCGTGCAGGTGAAGTTCTTTTACCGCACCGGCGACTACTACGGCAATACGGGCGTATTGACGCTATGGGCGACGACGGACAACGGCGCGACCTGGGAAAAGCTCGATTCGCTTGCGAACAACAACAACTGGTCGCTGTATACGAGGACGTTCGATTACGCCGGCGAGACGGTTTACTTCAAGCTGAGCTACACGGGCAGCTTCCGCGAGAACCAGAACAGCGGCCGAAGCGCGAACATTGACAACTTCTACATCAGGGAGTGTCCCAGCAATCCGCCGACCGCTTCGTTCACCAATCCATCCGACGGCTCCGACGTTTCGGGCAGCCAGGATTTCGACGTAAGCGCATCGGACGACGGAACGGTCGCGAAAGTGCTGTTTTATTTGAACGGAACGCTTGTGTCCACCGACACTTCCGCGCCGTGGCGTTACACGCGCAACACGCTGAACGACGACAACCATCCCGAAATCGTCGTGATGGCGTACGCGATCGACAACGACGACATCGCGTCCGACCACGCCGAAATTACCGTCGCGTTCAAAAACGCAAGGCCGTTCCCGGCTTCCGACGATCTCGAAGGCGGAACCGGCGAATGGAGCGTCACGAACGACGGCCAGCAGCCCGAGTGGATTTACTCGACCACCCAGAGCAACTCCGCGTCGCACTCGTACGGCTGGGAAGGCTCGGGCTGGCAGACGTACAACTGGGACCAGTTGGTGTACAAGGGAGAAACTCCGTCGTCGGGTTACCAGACAATCGACCTTTCCGGCAGCGGCGTTTCCAGTCCCGTGCTCAAGTATTATTTGAAGGCCGATTTTCCGTCGAACGGATACATCAGGATTTATTTCTATTCGACGTGGCTCGGATGGACGACGATCGACATAGTCAGCGCGGACTCCGCAAGCTGGACGCAGAAAAGCGTTCCTCTGGATCAGTTCATAGGCCATTCCGGCCGCATCGTCTTTTACGCGGCGAATTCAAACGCGATAAACGGCACGGGCGTTTGGATAGACGACATTTCCGTCGACAACGGCGCGCCGTTCATTACTTCGGTCACCCCGAACCGCGCCAAGGTCGGCGACGAAATCACGATTGCGGGCTCCGCATTCGGCTCTACGCAGAGCGGCGGCGAAGTGCGCTTCAACGACGGCTCCGGCGGATACGTATCGCAATCCACGGTGACCAGCTGGAGCAACACCGAAATCGTCTGCGACGTACCCGCGGGAGCGAAGTCGCACGCGACCGACGGCGTCTGGGTGCACAAGGGATCTGACGATTCCAACAAGAAGCAGTTCACGGTGATACTTCCCAGCCCGAATCTGGGCGGACTCGATCAACTTTAG
- a CDS encoding aldehyde dehydrogenase family protein has product MNHRFPLTIAGEEIPGEAEVEAFSILDGSKLGGYTRAGSAALPLFLDCAAAAFLRARALHPAERAKLLSAAAARLRVESDGLADLLCRETGKPIALALGEIKSATGLLQAGAKECVRQRNIIEPMFVPVGSLQRMNMIRRFPRGVVLSAVPFTNPVSLCAHQLAAAAAAGTVVVQRPPTGAALSVLRFADIVGDAMGEIRWFSVLPMDYDLFYAAIDDPRVAMLSYFGSKRMASKIAERAGNKHVSMNIFGDAAAIVMPDCDVKYAAGAIARGAFAGAGQSCFAIENVLVHDRIYPQFRQRMVDAVELDVKAGDPLDPGTLVGPMTYKNEAERLADWISRAKSAGARVVAGGDCEGALFQPTLIEDLPQDFIAANPRPMGPVAVMHSVDSLDAAVKFMHATGSDFIAALFSRDQEDGLYLLENLNAGTIIMNEYPLEIEEGVQYRSASAARSGLAGLRWAVEEMTAPRDMLFNNYWGA; this is encoded by the coding sequence ATGAACCACCGCTTTCCCCTGACGATAGCCGGAGAGGAAATACCGGGCGAGGCCGAAGTCGAGGCCTTTTCAATTCTCGACGGGTCGAAGCTCGGCGGTTACACGCGCGCGGGCAGCGCGGCGCTTCCTTTGTTCCTCGATTGCGCGGCGGCGGCGTTTTTGCGCGCGCGCGCGCTTCATCCGGCGGAACGCGCCAAGCTGCTTTCGGCGGCGGCGGCGCGGCTTCGCGTGGAAAGCGACGGCCTTGCCGATCTTCTTTGCCGCGAGACCGGCAAGCCGATAGCGCTGGCCTTGGGCGAAATCAAATCGGCCACCGGACTTCTCCAGGCCGGCGCAAAGGAGTGCGTGCGCCAGCGCAACATCATCGAGCCGATGTTTGTTCCGGTTGGCAGCTTGCAGCGGATGAATATGATAAGGCGGTTCCCGCGCGGCGTCGTTCTTTCCGCGGTTCCGTTCACCAATCCGGTTTCGCTGTGCGCGCACCAGCTCGCAGCGGCGGCGGCCGCAGGTACGGTCGTCGTGCAACGCCCTCCGACGGGCGCCGCGCTTTCGGTGCTCCGGTTCGCCGATATCGTCGGCGACGCAATGGGCGAAATCCGCTGGTTCTCGGTTTTGCCGATGGATTACGATTTGTTTTACGCGGCGATTGACGATCCGCGGGTGGCGATGCTCTCGTACTTCGGTTCGAAGCGGATGGCGTCCAAAATCGCGGAGCGCGCCGGAAACAAGCACGTTTCGATGAACATTTTCGGCGACGCTGCGGCGATTGTGATGCCGGACTGCGACGTTAAATACGCGGCAGGCGCGATCGCTCGCGGCGCGTTCGCCGGCGCGGGGCAGTCGTGCTTCGCGATCGAAAACGTGCTGGTCCACGACAGAATCTATCCGCAGTTCCGCCAGAGGATGGTGGACGCCGTGGAGTTGGACGTCAAAGCGGGCGATCCGCTCGATCCCGGAACGCTGGTCGGCCCGATGACGTACAAGAACGAGGCCGAAAGGCTCGCCGACTGGATATCGCGCGCCAAAAGCGCGGGTGCGCGGGTTGTCGCCGGGGGCGATTGCGAGGGCGCGTTGTTCCAGCCGACGCTGATAGAAGATCTCCCGCAGGATTTTATCGCCGCCAATCCCCGCCCGATGGGACCCGTTGCCGTGATGCACAGCGTAGATTCGCTGGATGCGGCGGTGAAATTCATGCATGCCACCGGCAGCGACTTCATTGCGGCATTGTTTTCCCGCGACCAGGAGGACGGGCTGTACCTTCTGGAAAATCTGAACGCCGGCACGATAATAATGAACGAATACCCGCTGGAAATAGAGGAAGGCGTCCAGTACCGCTCGGCCTCGGCCGCTCGGAGCGGATTGGCGGGACTGCGGTGGGCGGTGGAAGAAATGACCGCGCCGCGCGATATGTTGTTCAACAACTACTGGGGAGCATGA
- a CDS encoding aspartate aminotransferase family protein — translation MESRGTELRGAASLGPDYWRALDAEALRGKFKRNLNEGLFSLIAFMGLDEAEIEAEGWLVRDGKGREFIDCLGGYGVFNFGHRHPEIIAAVEAQLHRQPLSSKLLMSPPALELAATLAEITPGKLQKCFFCNSGTEAVEASLKLARLTTGRKGIIYASRAFHGKTLGSLSATDREKHRAPFDPLLGKFTVVPFGEADALKSAVTDEVAAVILEPVQGEGGIFPAPPGYLAAARAACDRAGALLIFDEVQTGMGRTGTNFACEHDGVAPDVMALAKALGGGVMPIGAVIGTPEAWAGFEANPLIHTSTFGGNPLACAAALAACRVLVRDGLAERARLRGLEFLAGLESLKSDFPELVRDVRGRGLMIGIEFAAPDVAELFIAMMIELGVFVAFALNKPDIIRVEPPLTIPPEVVTEVVSRMRQACGHVAGIVRELG, via the coding sequence ATGGAATCACGCGGAACGGAATTGCGCGGCGCGGCCTCTCTCGGCCCTGATTACTGGCGCGCGCTCGACGCCGAGGCGCTGCGCGGGAAATTCAAGCGCAACTTGAACGAGGGGCTGTTCTCGCTCATCGCGTTCATGGGACTGGACGAGGCCGAAATCGAGGCCGAAGGCTGGCTCGTGCGCGACGGGAAGGGCCGCGAGTTCATAGACTGCCTGGGCGGGTACGGCGTCTTCAACTTCGGCCACCGGCATCCGGAAATAATCGCCGCGGTCGAGGCGCAGCTTCACCGCCAGCCGCTTTCGAGCAAGCTTCTCATGTCCCCGCCCGCGCTGGAGCTTGCCGCGACGCTTGCCGAAATCACGCCGGGGAAACTGCAGAAGTGCTTCTTCTGCAACAGCGGCACCGAGGCCGTCGAGGCGTCGCTTAAGCTCGCGCGGCTCACGACGGGGCGGAAGGGGATAATTTACGCTTCCCGCGCATTCCACGGAAAGACGCTCGGCTCGCTTTCAGCGACCGACCGCGAAAAGCACCGCGCGCCGTTCGATCCGCTTCTCGGAAAATTCACCGTCGTCCCGTTCGGCGAAGCGGACGCGCTCAAATCCGCGGTGACCGATGAAGTCGCGGCGGTGATACTCGAGCCGGTGCAGGGCGAGGGCGGTATATTCCCCGCGCCGCCGGGCTACCTTGCGGCCGCGCGCGCGGCGTGCGACCGCGCGGGTGCGCTGCTTATCTTCGACGAGGTGCAGACCGGGATGGGACGCACGGGGACGAACTTCGCCTGCGAGCACGACGGCGTCGCGCCCGACGTGATGGCGCTCGCCAAGGCGCTGGGCGGCGGCGTGATGCCCATCGGCGCGGTAATCGGCACGCCCGAAGCGTGGGCGGGATTCGAGGCGAATCCGCTTATCCACACGTCCACGTTCGGCGGCAACCCGCTTGCGTGCGCCGCGGCGCTTGCCGCGTGCAGGGTGCTCGTGCGCGACGGGCTTGCGGAGCGCGCCCGGCTTCGCGGACTCGAATTTCTCGCCGGACTGGAATCGCTGAAATCGGATTTTCCGGAGCTTGTAAGGGACGTGCGCGGCCGCGGGCTGATGATCGGCATCGAGTTCGCCGCGCCGGACGTCGCGGAGCTTTTCATCGCGATGATGATCGAGCTTGGCGTCTTCGTCGCGTTCGCGCTCAACAAGCCGGACATAATCCGCGTCGAGCCGCCCCTGACAATCCCGCCGGAGGTGGTGACGGAAGTCGTCTCCCGGATGCGCCAGGCGTGCGGCCACGTCGCGGGGATCGTGAGGGAGTTGGGGTAG
- a CDS encoding S8 family serine peptidase, with protein sequence MRLHPAFLSMALALAAAALLVSCGKGGASQPPSSTPAGAPAADADPGARYVPGDPELASGLRILPDPDVDSLPPPRRPAVAGVDFAADRFIAIFEKSPQAPALAPYLTGSPEGQGDDAVRPDDNAPLVRHPYFRQVSVALARKYGLSLHSRVFYKDVNFAVYEVPGVETAADLDAAMRRVFAENVGLVREVCYDYFVKAVGRIGGYDYDRLLENNPAGLKSASESADTDRTASAPPNDPMHLNKRGTDGGTWCNWRVKTIDGLAWGYTTGSADVVVAVIDTGVRYTHEDLAANAIDPQNDPPYNEPGVLTDVINKDNDPNDDHGHGTNCAGCVGAVGNNGKGLAGMNQTVTILPVKVLSSGGSGSDSQVAQGMLIADYLGADVLSLSLGGDFPDRTTQLAAKQCWQDGRVIVIAAGNGNVSAPHYPGYYHEAIAVGATTLVNSSDNQDFSLVDGELPVDSRFDARATFSHYGEWVDIAAPGVEVRTTARFSDSSYTAATAGTSFSCPYVAGCAALLLAYDDSLTNEDVRAALLGGATEMTHLNNGANPKGFLNGTSNGNVRFCNVKNSLDLVDAGLGTAPDVEWDNPADGDTVSGTQEIRIAVSGGTGNVNRVEFETQTRFLGVVTEEDDGFYRLDWDTTFEFNREMELFAKVYTDEGRMNLSSIHVTPSNEHWEPPDSEDFTGVGNNAIPTGWYKFDGNQGTTNTSWGADDTVFFTDAPSMHSSGTTGNYATTSNDWLFAPIVDLRGHAASTVTFQRRYQTSNGYAAYFILTDDDATYWGDGFANGTMQEWDDYSYDMSQFAGKEVRIFWILEGSGTTTAPGFWFDDLTISGQTGTPPAIEITSPSNGGSVSGKVAIEVTVSDDTEWIGIEPVPPVLGNLIYSPIPDNDSGNDTKTYTVYWDSRWTYNGGALLTLRAYDDEDEDDIRDDLVAADSVSVNVTNTHRNPDWHEGFENITTLGGYSGDDFDGDWFISSSGTSIWRITGEDSHLGGKCAKMGPSASGGNYGANEFDQLYSPVHDCSGATRPHLRIWHRVDVENSGRGDIAKILLVRYDGTDDMETPIAEYRDDTAPAGQWKEQWFNLTDFKSAPFRLNFLFDSDSDSNFGTGWFVDDYEILDADPQIDSITDPSGAPGKAVVINGSNFGKIQGTSTVTFAKEGGGRTQAAVSSWGEDAIAVTVPADAASGDVIVTVLGFESAGEYFGVSLAPPNLTGIGKI encoded by the coding sequence TTGAGGCTTCATCCAGCGTTTTTATCAATGGCGCTCGCCCTCGCGGCGGCGGCGCTTCTTGTTTCCTGCGGCAAGGGCGGCGCGTCGCAACCGCCTTCCTCCACTCCGGCCGGCGCGCCCGCGGCCGACGCCGATCCCGGTGCGCGATACGTCCCCGGCGACCCGGAGCTTGCTTCCGGGCTGCGGATTCTTCCCGATCCGGACGTGGACTCGCTTCCCCCGCCGCGCCGGCCGGCCGTCGCCGGAGTCGACTTCGCCGCCGACCGCTTCATCGCAATTTTCGAAAAATCCCCGCAGGCTCCCGCTCTCGCGCCGTACCTTACGGGCTCGCCCGAAGGGCAAGGCGACGACGCGGTGCGCCCGGACGACAACGCGCCGCTGGTGCGGCATCCTTATTTCCGCCAGGTCAGCGTCGCGCTCGCCCGGAAGTACGGACTTTCGCTTCACTCCCGCGTCTTCTATAAGGACGTTAACTTTGCGGTGTATGAGGTGCCGGGCGTGGAAACCGCGGCCGACCTGGACGCGGCGATGCGCCGCGTCTTCGCCGAGAACGTGGGGCTCGTCCGCGAAGTCTGCTACGACTATTTCGTGAAGGCGGTCGGCCGCATCGGCGGATACGACTACGACCGGCTGCTCGAAAACAACCCCGCCGGGCTCAAAAGCGCATCGGAAAGCGCCGATACGGACAGGACGGCCAGCGCGCCTCCCAACGACCCGATGCACCTGAACAAGCGCGGCACCGACGGCGGCACATGGTGCAACTGGCGCGTCAAGACGATTGACGGTCTGGCATGGGGCTACACGACCGGCTCGGCGGACGTCGTCGTGGCGGTGATAGACACGGGCGTGCGCTATACCCACGAAGACCTCGCGGCGAACGCGATCGATCCGCAGAACGATCCGCCCTACAACGAGCCCGGCGTGCTGACCGACGTTATAAACAAGGACAACGATCCAAACGACGACCACGGCCACGGCACCAATTGCGCGGGATGCGTAGGCGCGGTGGGAAACAACGGCAAGGGACTGGCCGGGATGAATCAGACCGTCACGATTCTTCCGGTCAAAGTGCTTTCGTCCGGCGGAAGCGGCAGCGATTCCCAGGTGGCGCAGGGGATGCTCATCGCGGACTACCTCGGCGCGGACGTGCTTTCACTTTCGCTCGGCGGAGACTTTCCCGATAGGACGACCCAGCTCGCCGCAAAACAATGCTGGCAGGACGGGCGCGTAATCGTGATCGCCGCGGGAAACGGCAACGTCAGCGCGCCGCACTATCCGGGCTATTACCACGAGGCGATCGCGGTAGGCGCGACGACGCTGGTCAATTCCAGCGACAACCAGGATTTTTCGCTTGTGGACGGCGAGCTTCCGGTCGATTCGCGGTTCGACGCGCGCGCGACGTTCAGTCATTACGGCGAATGGGTGGACATCGCCGCGCCGGGAGTGGAAGTGCGCACCACTGCAAGGTTCAGCGACTCGTCTTACACGGCCGCGACCGCTGGCACTAGCTTTTCCTGTCCGTACGTGGCGGGATGCGCCGCGCTTCTATTGGCGTACGACGATTCGCTGACAAACGAGGACGTGCGCGCGGCTCTCCTGGGCGGCGCGACCGAAATGACGCATCTCAACAACGGCGCGAATCCGAAAGGATTCCTGAACGGTACGTCGAACGGCAACGTGCGGTTCTGCAACGTGAAAAACTCGCTCGACCTGGTCGACGCGGGGTTGGGTACGGCGCCCGACGTGGAATGGGACAATCCCGCGGACGGCGACACGGTTTCCGGAACGCAGGAAATCCGGATTGCCGTTTCGGGCGGCACCGGCAACGTGAATAGGGTCGAATTCGAAACTCAAACGCGATTCCTCGGCGTCGTGACGGAGGAGGACGACGGTTTCTACCGGCTGGACTGGGACACGACCTTCGAATTCAACCGCGAAATGGAGCTATTCGCGAAGGTTTACACGGACGAAGGCAGAATGAACCTTTCCTCAATCCATGTCACTCCCTCGAACGAACACTGGGAGCCGCCCGATTCGGAAGATTTCACCGGCGTCGGAAACAACGCGATTCCAACCGGCTGGTACAAATTCGACGGCAACCAGGGAACGACGAACACATCTTGGGGAGCAGACGATACGGTTTTCTTCACCGACGCGCCGTCAATGCATTCGAGCGGTACGACGGGCAACTACGCGACGACCAGCAACGACTGGCTGTTCGCGCCGATAGTGGATTTGCGCGGGCATGCGGCGTCCACGGTGACGTTTCAGCGGCGCTATCAGACCTCCAACGGTTACGCGGCGTATTTCATTCTGACCGACGACGACGCGACGTACTGGGGCGACGGCTTCGCGAACGGAACGATGCAGGAATGGGACGACTATTCCTACGACATGTCGCAGTTTGCAGGCAAGGAAGTACGGATTTTCTGGATACTTGAGGGTTCGGGAACAACCACCGCGCCCGGATTCTGGTTCGACGACCTCACGATTTCGGGACAGACCGGAACGCCTCCGGCGATTGAGATAACTTCGCCCTCCAACGGCGGGTCGGTGTCGGGCAAGGTTGCGATCGAAGTCACGGTCAGCGACGATACGGAATGGATAGGCATCGAACCTGTGCCGCCGGTTCTGGGCAATCTGATTTACTCGCCGATTCCCGATAACGACAGTGGAAACGACACCAAAACGTACACCGTTTATTGGGATTCCCGCTGGACGTACAACGGCGGCGCGCTTTTGACGCTTCGCGCCTACGACGACGAGGACGAAGACGACATACGTGACGATCTTGTCGCGGCCGACTCCGTTTCGGTGAATGTTACGAACACGCATCGCAACCCGGACTGGCACGAAGGCTTCGAAAATATCACGACGCTCGGCGGATACTCGGGGGACGATTTCGACGGCGACTGGTTCATTTCGAGCAGCGGGACGAGCATATGGCGGATTACCGGCGAGGATTCGCATCTGGGCGGCAAGTGCGCCAAGATGGGGCCGTCCGCGTCCGGGGGAAACTACGGCGCGAACGAGTTCGACCAGCTTTATTCGCCCGTGCACGACTGCTCCGGGGCGACGCGGCCGCACCTACGCATCTGGCACCGCGTCGACGTCGAAAATTCCGGCAGGGGAGACATTGCCAAAATCCTGCTCGTGCGTTACGACGGAACAGACGATATGGAAACGCCGATCGCCGAATACCGCGACGACACCGCGCCCGCGGGCCAATGGAAGGAGCAATGGTTCAATTTGACGGATTTCAAGTCGGCCCCATTCCGGTTGAATTTCCTTTTCGACAGCGATTCGGATTCGAATTTCGGGACGGGATGGTTTGTTGACGATTACGAAATCCTGGACGCCGATCCGCAGATCGATTCCATAACCGATCCTTCCGGCGCTCCCGGCAAGGCGGTAGTGATAAACGGCTCGAATTTCGGTAAAATCCAGGGAACCAGCACGGTCACTTTCGCCAAGGAGGGCGGGGGAAGAACGCAGGCGGCGGTGTCCTCCTGGGGGGAGGACGCGATCGCCGTAACCGTGCCGGCCGACGCCGCGAGCGGCGACGTGATCGTGACTGTGCTAGGATTTGAGTCCGCGGGCGAGTACTTTGGGGTGTCGCTCGCCCCGCCGAACCTGACGGGGATCGGGAAGATTTAA